The Phycisphaerales bacterium AB-hyl4 DNA window CTCGTGGCGGACACGGCCAGGGGAAAGCGAGCCGCGATCGTGTTCGGCATGATTCACCCCTACTCCGGCGGCTTGGCGTTCGGACGGGACGTGCTCTATTTTGCGGGGCAGACCTTCAGCGATCGCAGCAACCTGCTGTTTACCGTCTCATCCGAAGGCAATGCGGCCCGCGAGCGCGAGCTGGCCGAGCACCTGGTCGCCAATGGCGTTCGGGGTTTGATTGTCTGGCCCGTGGAGAGCGATCACAACGCCGAGTTTTTCGAGACCCTGGCCCGCCGCGTGCCGACGGTGCTGGTCGACCGGATCATTCCCGGCTGTTCGCTGCCTGCGGTGATTCATGACACGCATGCCGCCGGGCGGGATATCTGCGAGCAGTTCCTCGTTCGTATGAAGCGCCGGCGGTTGCTGGTACTGGCGGACGACCTGGACATCTCGCCGTACCAGAGCCTGTTGCAGGGAATGAGGGAACGGGTGCAGGAACTGGACCGTTTTGCCGACCTGACCATCGTGCAACTGCCTTTGTCGGAGACGGTTGGCCAGTTCAATCGGGCTGATTTCTCCGCGGTGAAGCGGTTCGAAAGCTACATCGAGCGGCTGATCCGCGAAGACGATTATGACAGCGTCTTCTGCTATCAGGACGATTTTCTGGATTACGTGGTCATCGAAACCGGCCTGATCGATCGCCTGCCCGGCGTCAAGTTCGGCTGCACCCGCAGCGCGGGTGTCAACACCCGCTCGCGAAGGTTCGTCGAGGCCGATCCGATCGGATGGTCGATCGACCACATGAAGGCCATTTCTCTCGCGGCCGACCGCCTGCAGGAATGGGTCCTTTCCAAGCGGCCGTTCGATAAGGTGATCCAACTCGAGTTCATTCGGCACGATTCCGCAGGAGGTTATGGGTTGTCTAAAGGTGTGTTGGGGGAGGGCAACGGGTCGCTTTCGCGAGACAGATTTTGAATGATAGCGATCGGTTGCCGCTTACCGGGACAGGGCGAGGGGAGGCGATAGCCCCTGCCAATCCCGGTGATTTGATGTGGCCCTTCTTGCTTCGGTCCTGCTTCGGGGTCGACGCCGCGATCCACCCGAGCGAATCGACTGACTTTCCGATGTCCCCCTGTAGGCGATCGACGTTCCGCGACTACTATGCTGACCGGTGATGAATCCCCCTGTCGTAGACGCTACCTTCACGACGTGTTGGTTATGGTGCTTCGGCAATTGAGCAATGGTGATGCAGTATGAGCAGTGGCGCAAAGCGATTAACCCTCAAGGCGGAGTACTACCAGCAGTTCGATATGGACTTTGCGTGCAACGTCCCTGCCGAGGGGGCTGGCGGCTGGGCGCAGCGGGATGTGACGCTTTCGGTTGACCACACCGCAGTCGTCGTGATGCACGCTTGGGATACTGGCACACGCGAGCAGTTTCCCGGCTGGCACAGGGTGGTGGAATACATCCCGCGCGCGGACCGGATCGTGCGTGAGGTTTTCCCGCCGCTGCTTGAGGCGGTGCGCCGCTCGCCGTTGCGGTTGTTCCATGTCGTCGGCGGTTCTAGCGACTACTACACGGATCTGCCGGGCTATCGCCGTACTTGCGAACTCGACGTACCCCCACCCAACAGGCCCGCGGGCGTGGCCCCGGACGAGACGTGGGACGCGATCCAGCAGTTCCGGCAGAAGTGCGTCCTGCCCGGGCTTCATAACGTGGCGGATATCGACAGCGGCTTTCGGAGCGTCGGCTTTCCTCCTGAGGCCAGGCCCCTCGATGGTGAGTACATCGCTTCAACGAGCGAACAACTGCTGGCGGTGTGCCGGGCGACTGGGGTGAATCACCTGGTCTACATCGGCTTTGCCATCAACGGCTGCCTTGTATTCTCGCCCGCAGGCATGCTCGACATGAGCCGCTACGGGTTGATCTGCTCGACGCTGCGACAAGCGGTCACGGCGATTGAAAACAAGGAAACGGCTCGGCATGAGTTGGCCAAGCAGATCGCGCTGTGGCAGGTTTCCATTATGTTCGGCCTGGTGTTCGACGTCGATCGTTTCACCACAGCGCTGCGGAATGCATGAGACTCGCGACCGCGAGTGAAGGGTTCTGAAAGTTTCGTGTGACGCTTACGGCGCACTCTCCCAACTGAAGATGCGAATTCCGCTCGGGGGCATGATCTGATGAAAGTATGTTTCTTCAATGGGCTCCCACTGTCCGCATTCAGTCATGATCTGGACTTGACGCGAGCCATCAAAATGGACCTGTAGAACCATCGCGTGAGCGTAGTCTTTATTCACGACCACCTGAAAACGCCTGCCATTCTTCTCAAGGTTGGAAATAACGGCCCCCTGACTGCCTTGGGTAACGACTTCCGTAAAGGGCGCGGCCGGGACATAGGGTCTCGTGCCGGGTGGAAGTGGCCCTTCTTCCTGCACCCACGGCTGGGGATTGTCGACCGATCCGGGGCGCCATTGAGCCTTGGAGCCTGTGTGACTGACTTCAAGGACAGTAGCGTTCTTGAAGACAGGCGCCATTGTCTGTACTTCGGCATTCATGGTTTTTACATGCTCAAAGAGTTCGCCCCGTGTCCCATCAACATTAATCGGGCTGTACCAATGGTCGCGATTCGGCGCCCAGTAGGGGAAATATTGCAACCCCTGAGCGCCATAGGCAAGATTGACATGCATTTGAAGGCGCAAGTGGTCGAGTGTTGCCGGCGTGTAGCTGTAATGAGTCGACGTGAGCGCAAATGCCCAGAACGGAATACCCCGTTTGCGGGCGGCAGCGGAAATCGTCTCCAGGTTCTGGTACCAATACTCACTCACGCGATAATTGGCAATCGGATAATGATCGAACGACAACATCCTCAGATCGGGAACTTCTTCGATGAGGCGGTTTACATGTTCTTCGTAACTTGATGTCCCCAGTTGCTCGGGGCTGGCAAAATTAGGAAAAAGGTTGATGTAGGCGGGATGTTCGGGTTCAACGGATTGAAGCCGACTGACGATATCCCCAAGCGAAACATTGTGGATGGGCTTTGCCACAAAATGCGTTTTGCTCCATCCCTCGGGACCCCATGTCGGCTCATCGATCACAAAGTAACCTGCCAAGCCGGGGTTCCCTCTGAAATATTCAGCGACTCTTTCAGGCTCCGTTAACGTTTCATCAACATTGACGAATAGCTTGAGCCCCGCCTCGTGGGCCATGCGCAGCATCTTGTCGGTGCTTTCCATGTCGTAGATTCGCTCGGCGGGAATGCCTGCGGTAAACCCACATTCCACCATCTCACGGAAACGCTCGACGGACATCTGATCAATCGGCGGGGTGCAGTAGGCAATGATATCCAACTGCTCGGGCGTGGCAGAGGAGGCGTCTGGTCCCGCGTTTCCCTGAGCAGGTGACATATTCAACGCGAAAAGTGATAGCGTGAAGACCATCGTCGAAACAAGTAGATGAGTTGATGAATTCATAATGAGGTACACACCTTTAAAGTTGAGGAGTTGCTTACTGTACCGCCGACAGTGCGAACTGCTGGGCTCAGTCAGCTACACTCGGAGCCGAATCGAATAACAGGGACTTACACCGACGCACGTCGATGAATTTGCCACCGCCTCACCCCGCCACTGTCTCCGCCGCACCTTGCCCGACCTCCACTGCGCACACCTGCGTCGCCGTCGCGTAATAAAGCCGATCACCCACCACCTGAAGATGGTTGCCTGGCTCGTTGACCATCGGCTCATACGTGAACTGATCATCCGCAAACCATAATCGTCCCACAGACTTGTCATCCGCCAGCCATAATCGGCCCTGCTCGTCGGACGTGATGCAACACACATTCGCCGGCAGCGGTCCCAACTCCCGAATCGCCCCCGTCGTCGGCTGCCACGCCCACGGCTGTGCATCGTCCGCCACCAGCACCTCGCCCCCTGGCAGCGCCGCATGCACCGAAAGCCCCTTGCTGCCCGTCTGCACCGACAACTCCTCACGCAACGTCAATGTCTTCCGATCAAACACGAACAGCATCGCTGCATCACGCGTCGGCGGCGTCGAGTTGCAGTCGGCAAACACCCACGTCGACCCCAACAACCACTCGTGCTCCGCATCTAACAGCAGCGACTTGGGCGTCTGATCCTCAATCAGATTCCGCCACACACGCATCTCACCCGTCAGCGGGTCCACGCGCGACAATGCCCCGTCCAGTTTGCCATACTGCGGCCCGCTCGCCATCCACACATACCGGCCGTCGTGTACCAGCGCCTGCGGACGCATCTGACCTTCCGACGCCGCCGACGCAAGCACGCGCGGGTTCGCGGGCCAACCCGTGGGCTTCGAGGGGTCATACGCCGTCACCGACGCCGACGTATAACTGCTCATCAACACGCAACGCGTCTGCGGCTCCCACAACATTTGGTTGATCTGACCGCCCCCCGGCGCAGCCCGCCCGGCATCCGCGCCCTCCCCCGTACTCAGCTTCATTGTCGAAAAACGCTGGTTGATGAACGGCGCGGTCACCGCCAGATCCAGTTCCGGTACGACGCACATCGCGTGCGCCACAAGCTGACCTTCCGCCTCCGCCAGATCCATCACTTCACGCTCGCGTTTCGCCGCGTTCCACCGCAACGCCCGACCACCCACCGTGACCCCGCACAAATCACGCTCGCCCCAACGACTCATGATGCAAGGCTCGCTGTCGGCCCAACCCTCGCAAACCACCGACCACTGCTGCGCCGCACGGTCGTAACACCGCAACGTATCGTCTTTCGTCATGTAGCCGTACAGCCGACCATCCACCATCGCCATCGCCGACTTGAAGCCCACCCCCTTCGCCTCCACCGCCTCGATCAACGACAGCTCCGGCCACCTCAGAAACTGAGTTGCGACCTTGCCGATCGACGTGTTGTAGGCCTCGAGCATCAGCGTTTGATCATCCACAAACCTCGCTCCATACGTCGCATCACAGCCCGCCAGGCTCGGCGCGTCCAGCGTCTTCGCCTCAAGTGTCTCCAGATCAAGCAATATCAGTCGGGCCTGTGGGACGTTCATCGCCACCAGCACGCGACCCTCCGGCGTGACAGTCGCCCGGTGCCCATACAACGACGGCGGCTCAAGCTCATCCAGCGGTTTGAACGTCTTCACCAGCCGACCCGCATGCCAGTCATACACCGCCACCTCGCCCGGCGAGGCGCACCACACCACATAACGATCCGTCACACACCCACCCCAGGTGATACTGCTCATCGCATCATTCACCAGCACTTCGAACGCGTCCGCCTCCGAGCAGTAACGCACTAGTTCACCCCGACCGCAGCCGACGTATAGCCGACCGTCCGGCCCGGTCTTGAGCATGTACGCGCCCGGAATATCGTCAGGCAACCGCCGCCTGCCCTGCGAGCCCGTCTCCGGGTTCCAGAAAAACAGGTACCCCTTGCCCTCCCCGCCCCAGACACTGCTCACCAGGTGCGGCTCGCCCCGGAACGTCGTCGTTTCGATCTCGGTATTGATAAACGGCAGCCGTGTCGGCGGAATCGCATGTCGTATCTGTGCCTCAATCATGAAAAAAACCTGTAAAAGATATTGTCGAATCATTCAATGCGCGGAGCAGTGAAAATCAGTCCCCATCCGTTCGCAACCTATTTCGCCCCACTCGCGCGCATCAGTATCTGGTCACATCACAAACCTGCCGCCTGCCGTCTGGTCTCAGGGGTAGATCCGGTAAGTCGGCGGCGCCAGGCCAGTGATGGTGTAATAGCTTCCACTGACGCCGGTCCAGAACAGGCCCATCAGCAATTCACCGGCGATGACGCCGATCATCAGCGGCAGCACATGCCGGTAGCCGCGCGACCCGGCGCACTGCACCACGGCCAGCTTGATCGCCCAGCCGATCAGAAACGAGACCGCCAGCCGTGAGGCAGGCATCGTGCCCCATACCAAGAACAGCACCGGGTGAATCGGCCACCATGGCAGGCGCAGCCGCGCAGCGGCGGTGCCCACCAGTAACAGTAGGCCCAGGCCCATCCAGCCCCAGACGGCAGGGGAAAACTGCATGGCGGCCAGCCGGCCGAGCCCCCCGACGGCGGTGGCGGAGGCGAGGGTATCCTGCACGGCGCTATGGGTGATTTGCAGCGTCGCCTGATCGAAAGGCATGTTCGGCAGCGTGCGAACGTCCCAGTCAATGGCCGCGCCGTGGCCGTGGTTATACGTGAGGCTGAACAGCGCGGCGCCCGAAACCAGGAAGCCGGCCAGAAGCATCACGATCAGCCATGGGGCCAGCCGTCCCGGCTTCGTTGCCCCGGACCGCTCGACCATCTGCAGTCCGTTGGCCAGGTACGGCATCAGCAGCGTGCGCGGATCGCCCACCAGCAGCACGCTGGCGATGGCCAGCACGAGATAGGTGGTCGGTCCCAAGGCTTCGAAGCCCAGCAACCCGGTGAGAACGCCTACCGGCAGCCAGTACACCTGTACGAAGAACGTGCCGGTCTCGACGACGATCCGTGTCGCCACCAGGAATATCAGCAGGACCAGCAGGACGAACAGGCTGGCCATCAGCCAGTCCAGCCCCGCGCTGCGGAACACTAGGACGGCGAGCACGAACACGACGATCAGCCCGCGCATCGCCCAGACCGCCGAGGTCGAAACGTCGGCGGTCCGTCTGGTTCCGAACGCCGAAACGAGCACGCTCAGATAGTAGCGCCGGCCGATGTAGGCGATGATGCCCGCCATGCCCAGGTAGGCCCCGAAGCGGAGCATGTTGCTCTTCGCTGCGCCCATGTACTCCGTCTGGAAGCTGACGCCCGCGGTCAGCAGCATCGCACCCAGCAGTCCGTACACCACCGCGGCTATGCCCAGCGAAAACGAGACGGGGGTGGTCAGGAAAAAGCAGAAGGCGATCACGGAGAAGTAGAGGTAGGGGTAGAAAAGCTCGTTCGTGCCCCACACCCGGCTAAAGGTGGGCGCCAGTTCCTTCATTGGCTGGAAGTCCAGGCGCAGGGGAATCGCCGGCACCTCGGGAAACCAGATGTTAAGGCCGTTTATCCCGTGCACCAGCGCCATCGCCCCTACGCCGAACCAGAAGGTCTGCTGCCGGGTGATGTCCGGCAGCCATGCGGTTTCCTTGCGGGCGATGAGTTCATTCACGAAGCGAGCAATCGGGTAGGGCAGTAGCTCGCGCCGGGACCATTGCGGATGGACGATCAGCGTCAGACAGAGGCTCGCCATCGCCAGCAGCAGCCCCGCCGCGCCCCAGAGGCGCAGAGTGGGCCACCACACCCCCCAAGGCAACTGCGTCAGCCTCATCGGCGTATCGCTGCCGACCAGCACCTGCTCCAGTGCCGGGGTGTCCGCCCGGCCGCCGGCCAGCAGCAGACCCCCGCCCCGCGGCGGTGGCAGTACGGCGTCGGGCAGCGTCACCGTCAGCCACCAGCGGTTCAGCCGGATCTGGTCACGCTCGCTCAACGGCGCGTCGCGCCGGGCCTGCAGCAAATCGCGCATCGGGGCCGGCAGCGCAGCCACCTCGGGCGGCGGCTGCGGCGTCAGGTCGCCACTGACCAGTGCCTCGTTGACCACGCGCAACAGGCGCTGTCGCGATTCGATGGGCACAGGCTCGCCAGCGTGGTGTTCGATGAGGCCGCGTTCGTTCGGCTGCAACTGGGCCCACATCCGCTCGAGCACTGGCTGCTCCTGACGGCGTTGTGGGTCGGCCAATGCCGCCGTCAGGCCGGGCCAGTCCTGAACGTGGCCCTCCGCCAGTTGCGGGTCGCCGCCGGGCAGATATCGCATCACGCCGGCCGCATGCCAGTTGGCCTGCGGGCCCTGCCAGTGGTTGGGCATGGCTGTAATGGTGATGAAAGTGCGGAAGTAGCTGAAGCTCGGCCATCCGCAAGCCGCCAGCCCCAGCGCCACGATCACCGCCA harbors:
- a CDS encoding GntR family transcriptional regulator, producing MAQIVQGNKVPLYRQVASRIMQRIRTGDYKPGDALPSIRSISSEFKVSINVVQRALRELESKGMVVTQHGKQVLVADTARGKRAAIVFGMIHPYSGGLAFGRDVLYFAGQTFSDRSNLLFTVSSEGNAARERELAEHLVANGVRGLIVWPVESDHNAEFFETLARRVPTVLVDRIIPGCSLPAVIHDTHAAGRDICEQFLVRMKRRRLLVLADDLDISPYQSLLQGMRERVQELDRFADLTIVQLPLSETVGQFNRADFSAVKRFESYIERLIREDDYDSVFCYQDDFLDYVVIETGLIDRLPGVKFGCTRSAGVNTRSRRFVEADPIGWSIDHMKAISLAADRLQEWVLSKRPFDKVIQLEFIRHDSAGGYGLSKGVLGEGNGSLSRDRF
- a CDS encoding DUF6785 family protein, translated to MTIRAIICGLALGLFVSAFTHFNDMFIQGSWFISNHLPISVLGLLVLLMFTLNPLLRAIGPGWTLSGAELAVIVALGLAACGWPSFSYFRTFITITAMPNHWQGPQANWHAAGVMRYLPGGDPQLAEGHVQDWPGLTAALADPQRRQEQPVLERMWAQLQPNERGLIEHHAGEPVPIESRQRLLRVVNEALVSGDLTPQPPPEVAALPAPMRDLLQARRDAPLSERDQIRLNRWWLTVTLPDAVLPPPRGGGLLLAGGRADTPALEQVLVGSDTPMRLTQLPWGVWWPTLRLWGAAGLLLAMASLCLTLIVHPQWSRRELLPYPIARFVNELIARKETAWLPDITRQQTFWFGVGAMALVHGINGLNIWFPEVPAIPLRLDFQPMKELAPTFSRVWGTNELFYPYLYFSVIAFCFFLTTPVSFSLGIAAVVYGLLGAMLLTAGVSFQTEYMGAAKSNMLRFGAYLGMAGIIAYIGRRYYLSVLVSAFGTRRTADVSTSAVWAMRGLIVVFVLAVLVFRSAGLDWLMASLFVLLVLLIFLVATRIVVETGTFFVQVYWLPVGVLTGLLGFEALGPTTYLVLAIASVLLVGDPRTLLMPYLANGLQMVERSGATKPGRLAPWLIVMLLAGFLVSGAALFSLTYNHGHGAAIDWDVRTLPNMPFDQATLQITHSAVQDTLASATAVGGLGRLAAMQFSPAVWGWMGLGLLLLVGTAAARLRLPWWPIHPVLFLVWGTMPASRLAVSFLIGWAIKLAVVQCAGSRGYRHVLPLMIGVIAGELLMGLFWTGVSGSYYTITGLAPPTYRIYP